A stretch of Pempheris klunzingeri isolate RE-2024b chromosome 19, fPemKlu1.hap1, whole genome shotgun sequence DNA encodes these proteins:
- the ajm1 gene encoding apical junction component 1 homolog, with translation MTRTDPPDILVTTVHQDIKVVPISSHYKSLQSSKQCDSINYSTLEDRKSKVNKRHCRTFDYRSSDYPKSHKYSMESPYMKTDRHAANPDVAWNALGRQQRYRFSAPDIFSHRLTPQPMAAEVASEVVVPEKKGRTRSKSAPRVQTSLTPVSFEGSSSSGRKGRESQRASRDSRWRPEVSPRRESSYAATRAHMHEVHPIKLQPQMSDSSKYSPHYAADNSEDGGLDKPATSPHVRCRVDIKPDDAALHHSGRKQATAHVDIPWQRHHSGGSRSLTVPRHFSYSRTPTPTDSLGTESRQAYQYSRSMPNSYLQPMEIPLQRMPSSGDYYGRERRAHSSPNVPTKFFYADEPGRYVTTAPPQPSSYFHDERYTPGQTYTPKVQYVQDPRTRMVHAVATRPYYSEMETYPYSVQPGYPKPYAANEPGPYIIQTPPTRIFYGDDPRSYQIQTAPPRFYYSSDMYAMPPEHHIPARAYYTEGRRHARVIQAQTEDWYGSDASGYSTNPASYVSQVTPTRVRQEPVLTPWYANPCVEPQRIGTESKSYSRSWDNILNSRVEREQPLPVQRGQSYDDLLESRKPAAATDDKPQPVVVNLSSSPRRYAALSMSDNSLIDKSPTETSKSTASKLWFVTPEITITDNDIRPGKLNKVDGRSASWDILDSRSTEDPELSQRDFQSSTKEKIHDNASLQQSLEQLDELLADLVTDYKPPSRRASEDILDQLKKLIDEEEAVSLSRKSSKAGTEEPAPLDKQPTSIRINPDTFRDMDGASDAMKSADECSPDQSPDEDDTMMCSNNKCRRTETLFNACLYFKSCHSCYTYYCSRNCRREDWDIHKASCLYGRIGSICRHIIKHCRETVEVHKAFSRIAKVGYLSRGRGVLFLGFPNPASSSNFLQYGLDSLLMSPTYLSLRELESFKDNLGEYCKELQEAGKEYDPNECFILNVSIAVGEQLPDGPSPRNEAPTVRKYAKVALASFSPERKVHKKESDMETLILTPPPGTADIDKEGEEGRKAREICFINIQRELRIRGVFLRHEYPQVYQQLCEFVENNRRFTPTTIYPIDKRTGKQFMCMIMAASEPRTLDWVGTPHLLDDII, from the coding sequence ATGACACGCACAGACCCGCCTGACATACTGGTAACAACTGTGCATCAAGATATAAAAGTGGTCCCCATTTCTTCACACTACAAGTCTTTGCAATCCTCCAAACAATGTGATTCTATAAATTACAGCACACTGGAGGACAGAAAGAGCAAAGTCAATAAGAGGCACTGCCGTACCTTTGACTATAGGTCATCGGACTAcccaaaatcacacaaatacTCAATGGAGTCCCCATACATGAAGACTGATAGGCACGCAGCCAACCCAGATGTTGCCTGGAATGCCTTGGGCCGCCAGCAGAGATATCGCTTTTCTGCTCCGGACATTTTCAGCCATAGGTTAACTCCTCAACCAATGGCTGCAGAGGTGGCCAGTGAGGTGGTTGTccctgaaaaaaaaggaaggaccAGGTCAAAAAGTGCCCCTCGAGTCCAGACCAGTCTCACTCCTGTGTCTTTTGAAGGGTCCTCATCTTCAGGAAGGAAGGGCAGAGAGTCCCAAAGGGCTTCAAGAGACTCTCGCTGGAGACCTGAAGTATCACCGCGTAGGGAGTCCTCCTATGCAGCAACTAGGGCTCATATGCATGAAGTCCATCCCATTAAGTTGCAGCCTCAAATGAGTGACAGCAGTAAGTATTCACCTCACTATGCTGCTGATAATTCTGAGGACGGAGGGCTGGATAAACCAGCAACTAGTCCTCATGTCAGGTGCCGGGTGGACATCAAACCTGATGACGCAGCATTACATCATTCAGGAAGGAAACAGGCTACAGCCCATGTGGACATACCCTGGCAGAGGCATCACAGTGGGGGGAGTAGGAGTCTGACTGTGCCACGCCATTTCTCTTACTCTAGAACACCAACTCCTACTGATTCATTAGGTACTGAGAGTAGGCAAGCTTATCAATATTCTCGCAGCATGCCTAATAGTTACCTACAACCCATGGAGATTCCCTTGCAAAGAATGCCTTCATCGGGTGATTACTATGGTAGGGAACGTAGAGCTCATTCCAGTCCTAATGTACCAACCAAGTTCTTTTATGCAGACGAACCAGGGAGATATGTAACTACTGCCCCTCCTCAACCAAGTTCTTACTTTCATGATGAACGTTACACACCAGGACAAACATATACTCCAAAAGTGCAATATGTGCAAGATCCAAGGACTCGAATGGTGCATGCTGTAGCTACAAGACCCTATTATTCTGAGATGGAGACCTATCCATACTCTGTGCAGCCAGGGTATCCAAAACCCTATGCAGCAAATGAACCAGGGCCATACATCATACAGACACCTCCAACAAGAATATTTTATGGGGATGATCCAAGGTCTTATCAAATCCAGACTGCTCCGCCAAGGTTTTATTATTCCAGCGACATGTATGCAATGCCACCAGAGCATCATATCCCAGCAAGGGCATATTACACAGAGGGCAGAAGACACGCTAGAGTCATTCAGGCACAAACAGAGGACTGGTATGGCTCAGATGCATCTGGTTATTCCACCAATCCTGCCTCATATGTATCTCAAGTCACTCCAACCAGAGTTCGTCAAGAGCCTGTTTTAACACCCTGGTATGCCAACCCATGTGTAGAACCTCAAAGAATTGGGACAGAATCCAAATCTTACTCAAGGTCCTGGGACAATATTCTTAACTCTCGAGTGGAGAGGGAACAACCACTTCCTGTACAGCGGGGTCAGAGCTATGACGATCTTCTTGAGTCCAGGAAGCCTGCAGCGGCCACAGATGACAAACCGCAGCCAGTAGTAGTCAATCTGTCCAGTTCACCAAGACGCTATGCAGCCTTATCAATGTCTGATAACTCACTAATTGACAAAAGCCCAACAGAAACATCAAAGAGCACTGCTAGTAAACTCTGGTTTGTCACCCCTGAGATAACAATCACTGATAATGACATTCGACCAGGGAAACTTAATAAGGTTGATGGACGGTCTGCCAGTTGGGATATTCTTGACTCCAGAAGCACTGAGGATCCAGAACTGTCTCAGCGTGATTTTCAAAGCTCAACCAAAGAGAAGATACATGACAATGCCTCACTACAGCAAAGCCTTGAACAACTTGATGAGCTTCTAGCAGATCTTGTGACTGATTACAAGCCCCCCAGTAGAAGGGCAAGTGAGGACATTCTGGATCAACTAAAGAAGTTAATTGATGAAGAAGAAGCAGTATCTCTTTCTAGGAAGAGCTCAAAGGCAGGTACAGAGGAACCAGCTCCTCTTGACAAGCAACCAACCTCAATAAGAATTAATCCTGACACTTTTCGAGACATGGATGGGGCCAGTGATGCAATGAAGAGTGCAGATGAGTGCTCCCCAGATCAAAGCCCAGATGAGGATGATACAATGATGTGCTCCAACAACAAATGCCGGAGGACAGAGACCCTGTTTAATGCTTGCCTATATTTTAAATCCTGCCACAGCTGCTATACCTACTACTGTTCCCGTAACTGTCGTAGGGAGGACTGGGACATTCATAAAGCAAGCTGCCTGTATGGAAGAATTGGTAGCATATGCCGTCACATCATCAAACACTGCCGGGAGACTGTTGAGGTCCACAAAGCCTTCTCCCGTATTGCCAAAGTTGGTTACCTTTCTCGAGGTCGAGGAGTTCTCTTCCTTGGTTTTCCAAACCCTGCGTCATCCAGTAACTTCCTGCAGTATGGTCTGGATAGTCTGCTTATGTCCCCTACATACCTGTCCCTCAGAGAACTTGAAAGCTTCAAGGACAACCTAGGGGAGTACTGTAAGGAGCTGCAGGAAGCTGGTAAAGAGTATGACCCAAACGAATGTTTCATCTTGAATGTATCTATTGCTGTCGGCGAGCAATTACCTGACGGGCCATCACCAAGGAACGAAGCTCCAACTGTCAGAAAATATGCAAAGGTAGCACTGGCTTCCTTCAGCCCTGAGAGAAAGGTTCACAAGAAGGAGAGTGACATGGAAACTCTCATCCTCACCCCACCCCCAGGAACAGCAGATATcgacaaagagggagaggaaggcagGAAGGCTAGGGAAATCTGTTTTATCAATATACAACGGGAGTTAAGGATTCGAGGGGTTTTCCTACGCCATGAATACCCACAGGTGtatcagcagctctgtgagtttGTGGAAAATAACAGAAGGTTCACACCCACAACTATTTATCCTATTGATAAGAGGACCGGTAAACAGTTCATGTGCATGATTATGGCTGCCTCCGAGCCCAGGACGTTGGACTGGGTAGGCACCCCGCATCTCCTTGATGACATTATTTAA